The genomic window CTAGAAGGATCGTTGAGCAAGAACTTAGCCGGGAGCGTATATTGGACGCGGCCCGAGAGCTGTTTGTCAGCGAAGGATATCGGTCGGTGTCGATGCGCAAGATCGCGGGGAAGCTCGGCTACAGTCACGGATCGATTTACTATTATTTCCAAGACAAGGCGGAATTGTTTTATGCGCTCGTCGTGGAAGATTTCAATGCGCTCATCGCGCGGCAGACGTCTTTGTTGTTCCGGCTGCAGCAGCGCGACGTTCATGCGCTCAAGCAGCTCATGCTGGAATTCGTGCGATTCGGGTTGGACAATCCGCATCATTACGAAATCATGTTCTTGATTCGCGATCCGGAGCTGAAGCGTTATTCCCGCACGGAACAGGCGGAGAACATGAATTTGTTCGCCTCCATTATCCAGGAATGCTTGAACGGCCATCCCGACCGGGAGAAGCTGCAGTTCACGCTGCCGTGGAACTTGTTCATGGCGCTGCACGGACTCATTACGTACGCGATCCAGTTCGAGCTGACGTACGACGAGGTGCTCCCGCTCGCGACGCAGCATGTCGATTTGCTTTGCAGCGCATTCGAGCTAGGAGGGCTGTCCTATGCTAAACCGGGACTGCATTTCGTCCCCAAGCGTAGAGTCAGCGTTTGAGCTGTTGGGCAAGCGGTGGACGGGGCTCATCCTGCAGGCGCTGTTGAACGGGCAGCGTCGGTTCAAGGAAGTGGCCGAGAGCGTCCCCGGCGTGAGCGACCGGATGTTGTCCGAGCGGTTCAAGGAGCTTGAAGAAGCGGGCATCGTCCGCCGGATCGTCTACCCGGAGACGCCCGTCCGCATCGAATACACGCTGACGGAACGGGGCGCCGCGCTGCGTCCTGTCATCGAGCATCTTCGCGAATGGGCGCTCGTCCACGGCGTGGCGGAGGGGAAGGCGAAGGCATCGCCGTGTTGAGATCGGGACAATCGAATACGTCCGGGAACCGATTCCGGCCGCGAAGCGGACAAAAGCCGAGCTTTTGCCGCTTTTTTTTCGTGCTTTCGTCGCATGTTTCGGTTATATTTAGGTCTAAAGATTTATGACGTTAATCGAAGAGGCGGAGAACGGATGTCGTTGAGAACGTTGCAGGCGAAAATCGCCGCGGTGCTGGTCGTCTTTATGGTCGTGCCGTTGGCGGCTGTGGGGGCTTATTTTTTCTATAGCTTGGATCGGGATCTAGGCAGCGTCGAGGAGGAGCAGCTGAAGAGCTTCAGCGCGTCGGGCGTCGAGCTGCTCCGACAGATGGGGGAAGACGCGCTGAACGTCGCGAAATCGTATACGTATTGGGAGGAGTTCCGGGCGGCCGCCGAGGCGAACGATATGCCGTGGATCGAAGAAAACGTGCTTTCGGTGACGGACGTCGTCTCTACCGTGCATTTCGCCGCGCTTGCGGATCCCGACGGGAACGCGATCGGAACGGCGGGAGATGCGGGCGAGTTCGGCTCGTCGTTCGATCCCGCGGTGATGGAGAAGTTCCGGTCGACGCCGGACTTCCACGGGCTCATGGTCGTCGGCGGCCGGCTCGCGGTCGTCGTCGTCTCCGGCGTGACGAACGAGGAAGCGACGAAGGCACCGACCGGCGCGCTCGTCTTCGGCCGGTACGTCGACGAGGCGGTCGTCGCGCAGCTCGGGAAGGTGCTGCATGCCGACGTCTCGGCCGTCGGCGGCGAAGGCGCTCCGGCGGAAGGGTTTCGGATCGTCTCCTCGGATGAAGGGCGCGTCGGGGAGGCGGTCGTCGCGTTGGACGGTTGGAACGGGGAACGCGTCGGCTCGCTGACGGTCGCCGCTCCGCTCAAGGCGTCGGAGCGGGCGCTCGCGAACGCGAGGCTGACGATCGCCCTCGTCGGCGGCGCGATCGTTATCGCGGCCGTCGTGCTGCTCCTGTGGCTGCGATTCAACATCGTGCGTCCGGTACAGCGCATCGCCGGCGCGCTCGGCGCCGTCGCTGAAGGCGATCTGAGCGCGGCGACGGATGCGAAGGATCGGACGCGGCCCGACGAGATCGGAGTGCTTACGATGTCCTACGAGACGATGCGCGAGAGCTTCGGCCGCGTCGTCGGCGACGTGCGCGCGCTGTCCGGCCGGCTGAGCGAATCCGCCTCGGAGACGGCGGCGCTCGCCGATACGTCCAAGGCGGACGGGGAGCGGATGAGCGCCTCCGTCTCGGAGCTGGCGGACGGGGCGCGTCTGCGGCAGGCGAGCGCCGCGGACAGCGCGCAGTCGATGCAGGAGATGGCCGTCGGCATCGGCCGCATCGCGTCGTCGGCCGCTTCGGTGACGGAGACGGCGCATGATGCCAACGATCTGGCCGCCAGCGGCGGCGCGCTCATGGAAGCGGCGATCGTCCAGATGCGGGAGATGCAGCGCTCGATGGAGGCGTCCGTCGCCGCGGCCGAAGCGCAGCGCGATTCGGCGAACCGCGTGGCCGAGGTGCTCGAGCTGATCTCGTCCGTCTCGAAGCAGACGAACCTGCTGGCGCTGAACGCGTCGATCGAGGCGGCCCGCGCGGGTGAGGCCGGGCGCGGCTTCGCCGTCGTCGCCGGCGAAGTGCGCAAGCTCGCCGAGCAGTCCGGCGAAGCGACCGCCCGCGTCGCGGGGCTGCTCGACGCGGTGCGCGAGGGCGCCGCGCAGACGGCGACTTCGCTGCAGCGGGCGGCGCTCGAGGTCGGCGACGGCGCGCGGAAGCTCGACGACGCGTACGAGCGCTTCGGCGACATTCGCGGCGCGATGGCGTCCGTCGGCGGCCAGGTCGAGGACGTGTCCGCCGTCGCGCAGCAGCTCGCCGCGGGCTCGGAGCAGGTGAGCGCCTCCGTGGAGGAGATGTCGGCGTTCTCCGCCGAAGCCGCGGAGCGGGCCGGCGAGCTGAGCGGCTACGCTTCCGAGCAGTACGCGCGGATGGACCGGCTCGCCGGCTCCATGCGGCAGCTCGAGGAGGCGTCGCGGACGCTGTATCGGTTGGTCGAGCCGATGAAGACGAAGTAGATTCGAGGGAGTCCCGACGGCTGCGGCCGGCGGAGGCTCCTTTTTTTCTGCCGCTGACCCGCATCGGGGCGGGAGGCGGAGCGCGGCGGCCGCGGGCGGGTGACCCGAAGCGGGTCAGGGTCGCCGAGCGCCAGGCGCGTTGACCCGTTTCGGGTCAGGAGGCGGAGCGCGACGGCCGCGGGTGACCCGAAACGGGCCAAGGGCGCCGCCGGCGGCGGGCGTGTTGACCCGAAACGGGTCAGGAGGCGGAGCGAGGCAGCCGCGGGTGACCCGAAACGGGCCAGGGACGCCGAGCGCCAGGCGCGTTGACCCGTTTCGGGTCAGGAGGCGGAGCGCGACGGCCGCGGGTGACCCGAAGCGGGCCAGGGTCGCCGAGCACCAGGCGTGTTGACCCGAATCGGGTCAGGAGGCGAAGCGCCACGGCCGCGGGTGACCCGAAACGGGCCAAGGGCGGCGAGTGACAGGCGCGTTGACCCGAATCGGGTCAGGAGGCGGAGCGCGGCGGCTGCAGGTGACCCGAAGCGGGCTAGGGGCGCCGAGCGCCAGGCGCGTTGACCCGTTTCGGGTCAGGAGGCGAAGCGCGACGGCCGCGGGTGACCCGAAACGGGCCAGGACGCCGAGCGCCAGGTGCGTTGACCCGTTTCGGGTCAGGAGGCGAAGCGCGGCGGACGCAGGTGACCCGAAACGGGCCAAGGACGCCGGCGGCGGGCGTGGGTGAATGGGCCAGTCGTAGCGACAGCGGAAATCAGGTAAGGTTAGGCCCCTACCCGAGCTCCAAGACGATGCGCACGCGCTCGACGAACGATTCCGGGTCGATCGGCTTGGCGATGTAACCGGCGACGCCGATGCCGGCCGCCTGCTTCACGCGCGCCTTCGTGGCGTCGCCGGTCAGCAGCAGCACCGGAATCGAGGCGGTCCGCGCGTCGGTCTTCAGCGTCGAGAGCATGTCCAAGCCGTTCATGCCCGGCAGGTTGATGTCGACCAAGTACAAATCGAATTCTTCGGGTTTTACGGACTTCGACAAGAACGATTCCGCATCCGGGAACGGGGCGACCTCGAAGCCGTCGATGTCCAGCAGCGAAGCGACCAACAGTCGGAACGCGCTGGAGTCGTCGATAATAGCGATTCTTTTTCCCACGAACGGGCCTCCGATTTCATGATATAATTTGGGAAAGATGGGTAAAGCGAGGTGGTTCGCCGTGATGAGCGAAGAACGATACCGACGAATCCTGGAAAGCACCAAGTCGTTGTTCCTGGAAGAACTGCGAGTCAAGAGCGCGGATATCGCGGATACGATCGAACGATGGCGCCTCGGATCGGTCGCGGACGACCGATTGGTGGACCATCTCTATCGCCAGACGCATACGCTGAAGGGCGTGGCGCTCACGGTCGGCTTCGCCGACGTGCACGACATCGCCGACGCGGTCAGCGAATTCAAACATCGTCACGAGGAGAGCCCGCTTCCGAAGGAAGAGCTGGACCGTCTCGCCGAACGAGCGATGAAGCTCGAAATCTATCGGTGACGGAGGGTTCATTTTCCAAGTAAGCGCTATTCTTCAATATATCATGTTCTAATATAAGAGAAAACAGACGTCTAAAAGAATCGCAAACCGGAAACACTTGACAGTAATCTGACGGTTACGAGAGTCAAGGAGGAGAAGGAATGCGATTGTCCGGGAACGGCATGTTATGGGATCGCCCGCAGGCGCTGCTAGAAAGCGTCGTGCGTCAAATCGAGAGAATCGTCGTCGGCAAGCGAGAGACGATAGAGCACTTATTGGTAGCTTTGTTATGCGGAGGTCATGCGCTGCTGGAGGACGTGCCGGGCGTCGGGAAGACGCTGCTGGCGAAGACGGCGGCGAAGACGCTCGGCTGTACGTTCGGGCGTATCCAATGCACGCCGGACGTGCTGCCCTCGGACATTACCGGCGTGTCGGTGTACCGCCGATCGACGGAGACGTTCGAGTTCCGCCCGGGGCCGATCATGGCCAACGTCGTGCTGGCGGACGAATTGAACCGCACGACGCCGAAGACGCAGTCGGCGCTTTTGGAAGCGATGGAAGAGCGTCACGTGACGGTGGACGGCGAGACGCATCCGCTGCCGGAGCCGTTCATGGTCATCGCCACGCAAAATCCGAACGGCTTCGAAGGAGCGTACCCGCTGCCGGAAGCGCAGCTGGACCGCTTCCTGCTGAAGCTGCGCCTCGGCTACCCGACGGCGGCGGAGGAAGCCGCGCTGCTGTCGCGTCCCTCCTCCGAGTCGGCGTCGTCGCGGGCGCTCTTGCTGGTCGAGGAGCTTCGCGAGCTGCAGCGCGCGGCGGCGGCCGTCCATGTCGACGAGCCGGTGAAGCTATACATCGTGTCGCTCGTGCAGGCGACGCGGACGTGCGCGGAGCTGTCGCTCGGCGCGAGTCCCCGCGCGTCGCTGGGCTTGTACCGCGCGGCGCAGGCGCTTGCGCTGCTGCGCGGGCGGACGTACGTCGTCCCGGACGACGTGCGCGAGCTCGCGATGCCGGTACTGGCGCATCGACTCGCCGTGCGCCCGGAAGCGAGCTACGCCGGGCATGCGGCCGAGAGCGTCATGGCGCGGCTGCTGGCGACGACGCCGGTGCCGTCGGCCCCGGTCGCCTCGAAGGCGGGGGGTGCGGGCTAATGCGGACGCATCGGTGGGCCGCGCTGGCGGTATGGGCGTTGTTAGGGTGGGGAATGGCCGCGAGAGGCGGGTTCGCATTCTCCTTTTTGTTTTATTCGTACAGCTTCATCGTCGCTTACGGATGGGCCGTCCGCTGGATCGGGCTCCGCGGCGTTCGCGTCACCCGCGAGGTGCGGTGCCCGGACGGGTCCGCGCCGCCGGACGGCGCGTTCGAAGCGGGAGAAGAAGCGATCGTCGAGGTGACGCTGCGCCGGCCGTTCGCGCTGCCGGTTCCTTGGCTCGTCGCCCGCGAACGGATCGGCGAAGCGGAGCACGACTTGCTTCACGGTCCGTGGTGGTCGACGCGCGCGACGTATCGTTACGCGCTGCCGCTGCCGAGCCGGGGCGTGTTCGCCTTCGAGCCGACGGAACTGTGGGCGGGGGACCCGTTCGGCATCGTGCAGCAGCGCGTTCGCGCTCGGGGGGCGGCGAACGCTGAGGTGATCGTCGCGCCGCGGGCGCGGCGATTCGGGTATGAGGTGGAGCACGCGATCCTATCGCTCGGCGACGGACGGGCCTCCGGATCGCGGCGGGACGGCGGCGAGCGGACGGACGTACGCGCGTACCGCGACGGCGATTCGCTCGCCCGCGTGCTATGGAAGCGGGCGGCACGATCGGATGAGTGGTACGTCCGCACGGAGGAGCCGCCGCGCGCCGCGACGGAAACGGCGGTCGTCGTGGACGCCGCCGTCGAAGCGGCGGCGGACGATTGCGCCGAGGCGGCCGCGGGGGTGCTCGTCGCCCTCGGCGTGCGGCGGCGGGCGTTCCGGCTGTACGCCGCCGCCCTCGCCGCCGGCAACGCCGGCGGTTGGCGCCGGCGGTTGGCGGCGCTCGAAGCCGCCGCGCCGCCGCCGATTCGCGCCGGCGGGGCGACGCTGGGCGGCGCCTCCGCCGTCGTCGTCGTCGCGGGCGGCGCCCTGCGGCCGGAGACGGCGGCGCTGTGCCGCGAGTGGCAAACCGGCGGACGCGACGTGCTGCTCCTGCTCGCGCGCGGGGAACCCGGCGTTCGCGCCGGCGATGCGGCGGGCGATGCGGCGGGCGGCGCGGAGCTTCCGGAGGAGCTCGCGTCTTGGCTGCGCCGCGCGGGCGTCCGCATCGCCGTGACGGACGCCGCCGGCGACCGCATCGCTTCGGAAGGAGGCGGGCGCGATGACGACGGTCGGTTCTCCGTTCCTTCGTAATTTGTTCGTTACCGTGCTGCTGTTCGGCTTGTTCTCCGAATGGCTGCGTCCGCTCGCCTCGATGGCGGAGGCGACGGACATGTATCGGCTGCTTCCGTTCCTTGGGGCGCTCGCGTTTTATATGGCGATCGACGCGGGACGCCTTCACGGCGCGATCGGCTGGCCACTGAAGCTGGTCTTTACGGCGCTGTGGATCGGATATTGGTTCCAGCCCGAGGCGCTTTCTTCCGGCCGATGGCTGCTTGATTTTCCGGCGCTCGTCTTGGAGGATGCGAGCGGCTTGCTGTCCGGCGTCTGGCTCGTCAGCCCGGAGACGCGAACGCTGCTGTTCCTCGCCGGCTGGGCGGCGCTCGCGTACGCGGTGCAGCGCATCGTGACGGAGCGCGGCCAGGCGTTATGGTTCGTCGGGTCGACGCTGCTGTTCCTCGTCCTGCTTCAGCTGTGGCCGGGGCTCGATACGACCGGCGGCATCTTGCGGTCGGCCGCGTTCGGGCTGCTGCTGCTCACGACGCAGCACGGGACGAAGTGGGAGCGGCTGCTGGGGAATCGCTTCGCGGAAAGCCGTGGGGCGGCGCTCTCCCGCATCGCCGCCGGCGCCTTATGCGCCGCGATCGCGCTCGGCTCGGGTTACGGCTTGTCCGCGCGGGAGCCCGCGGCGGTCGAGCCGGTGTCGCTCGAGCGATGGGCCGACTGGGCGCGGAGCGCGGCGACGTCGCGGGGGGAGGGGACCTTCGCCTCCGCCCTCCCGGCGGCGACCGGGTACGGCGTCGACGACAGCCGGCTCGGCCGGGCGGTGTCGCCGGACGACGCGCTCGCCTTCACGGCGACGACGGAGCTCGCGACGTATTGGCGGGGCGAGAGCAAGGACGTCTACACCGGCCGAGGCTGGCGGAGCAGCGCGCTCGGCGAGACGGCCGCGACGTTCCGCGCCGCAGAAGCCCCCGAGGGGGCCGTCGTCATATCGCAGCAGGTGGACGTGCTGTCGCGCGCCTTGGAGCGCAACGTCTTCGCCGGCGGTCAGGTGCTGCGCTTCCCGGAGCTGACGGACGACGACGGCGCGAGGCTGTCCGACATTCACCTGCGGTACGACGCGGAAGACGGCTCGTATTTCGTCGGGACGAACGCGGTGCGGCTAGGCTCGTACCGGATGGAGACGGCGCTCGCGGCGAGCGATCCGTCGGCGCTCGTCGCGGACGGTTCGCCGGAGACGGACATATCCTCGGCGCGATATTTGCAGCTGCCGGGTTCGCTGCCGCAGCGGGTGCGCGACTTGGCCCGCGACATCGTGCGGGACGTGCCGGCGCATCCGTACTTGCAGGCGGTCGCCGTACAGTCGTATTTGCAGGAGCATTACCGCTACACGTTGGAGACGGACGTGCCGCCGGAAGGGGCCGACTTCGTCGATCATTTCCTGTTCGACGCGGAGGAGGGGTATTGCAACCATTTCTCGACGGCGATGGTCGTGCTGCTCCGTTCGATCGGCGTCGAGGCGCGATGGGTGAAAGGCTTCGCGCCGGGCACGCCGGATCCGGACCGGCCGGGCACGTACGCGGTGCGGCAATCCGACGCCCACTCCTGGGTCGAGGTGCGGTTCGCGGACGCGGGCTGGGTGCCGTTCGAAGCGACGCCGCCGGCGTCCGCAGAAGGCGTCGAAGCCGGCTTCGCGGGGCTCGGCGCGGAGCCGGCCAACATGCTGCTGCCGCAGGGCACCGTGCTCGCGGCGGCCGCGGCGGCGGCGACGGCGACCGCATCGGCTACGGCATCGGCCGGGGACGAAGCCGAAACGGGCGGGGGGGCCGCCTCCGCCGAGGCGTGGCTCGCGTCCGCGCGGGAGCGGCTGCGCGGCGGCCTCGACGCGGCGGCAGCCGCCTTCGACGCCGCGGCGCGGCGCGTGCCGCGCGAATGGGCGGCGCCGCTCGGCTGGGCGCTCGCCGGCGGCGCGACCGCCGCCGCGGCGCTCGGCGCGGCCTTCGCGCTGGCGCGGCTCGTCCGCGGCGCGGCGCCCGGCTACGCGGCGTTCCCCGCGCCGCCGCAGCGCCGCCGGCTCGACCGGCTGTGGCGCCGCCTCTATCGGCGCCACGGCCCCAGAACGCCGGAGGAGACGCTGCGCGACTATGCGGCGCGGCTGCCGGCGGAGACGCCGGAGGCGCGGGCGGCGCTGCTCGAGCTCGTCCGCCGCGACGAGGCGATCCGCTACGGCGGCGGCTCGGGACGGCCGGTGTCGCGGCGCTGGGTGAAGGACGTCTGGCGAACGATCGCGAAGCGAGCCAAATAATGGCTATAATAAGAGCAGAACCGATTCGGAAAACGAAAGGGGCGCTCTAGCGCATGACGCACAACGATATTGCTTTACTGTTCCTGCATGGATTCCCGTTCAGTCCGGAGATGTGGGCGCCGCAGCGGGAAGCGTTCGAAGCGCAAGGCTTCCGCGTCGTCGCGCCGGATTTGCGGCTCGAGACGTCGCCCGCCACGATGGACGAGATGGCCGACAAGGCGATCGCGGCGCTCGACGCGGCGGCCGGCGAAGCGGCGAAGGCAGTCGTCATCGGCTTTTCGATGGGCGGGTACGTCGCGTTCTCGCTGCTCGAGCGATACGGCGATCGAGTGGCCGGACTCGCGCTCGCGGATACGCGGGCGGAGGCCGACAGCGAGGAAGGGAAGGCGGGGCGGCGCGCGCTGGCGGCGAACGCGCTGGAGCAAGGACCGCAGGCGGCCGTCGACGCGATGCTGCATAAGCTGCTGTCGCCGAAGACGACCGATCGCCGCCCGGACGTCCGTCGCGAAGCCGAGCGCATCATGCTGTCCGCGTCGCCCGCCGCGATCGCGGCCGCCGCGCTCGGCATGGCCGCGCGGCAGGATCGGACGGCCTCGCTCGGCGGCATTCGCGTCCCGACGCTCGTCATCGTCGGCGAGGACGACGCGATCACGCCGCCCGACGTCGCCGAGAAGATGGCGGGCGCGATCCCCGGCGCGGCGCTCCGCGTCGTCCCGGAGGCGGGTCATCTGTCCAATCTCGAGCGCCCCGAGCTGTTCAACGAGGCACTCTCCGCATGGCTCTCGAAACTTTAGTGGTTGCCATGGGGTCGAACGATCTTGTAGAATAGTTTCTATTATTATTAGGGGGCTCGTACATTCCGATGAACAAACCGAACGAAATCGTCGTCGTCCTCGACTTCGGCGGGCAGTACAACCAATTGATCGCCCGACGCATTCGGGACCTCGGCGTGTACAGCGAATTGCTGCCGTATAACACGAGCGCCGAGAAAATCCGCGAGCTCGCGCCGAAAGGCATCGTCTTCTCCGGAGGTCCGGCAAGCGTCTACGGCGAAAACTCGCCGCTCGTCGATCCGGCCGTCTACGACCTCGGCGTGCCGATCCTCGGCATCTGCTACGGCATGCAAATGATGAGCCATCAGCTGCAAGGCAAAGTCGAAGCCGCGGGCAAGCGCGAATACGGCAAGGCGATGGTTCGCTTCGCGCCGGACTGCGTCCTGACGTCGGGGCTTACCGGCGAGCAGCAGGTATGGATGAGCCACAGCGACCTCGTCATCGAGGCGCCGGCGGGCTTCGCGATCGACGCCAGCACCGAGCATGCGCCGATCGCCGCGATGAGCCATCGCGAACGGAATTTGTACGCGGTGCAGTTCCATCCGGAAGTGCGCCACACGACGTACGGCAACGACATGATCAAGAACTTCCTGTTCGAGGTATGCGGCTGCGAAGGCGAATGGAGCATGACGACGTTCATCGAAGACGCGATTCGCGACATCCGCGAGCAAGTCGGCGACAAGAAGGTGCTGTGCGCCCTGTCCGGCGGCGTCGACTCGTCCGTCGTCGCGATTCTCATTCACAAGGCGATCGGCGACCGCTTGACGTGTATGTTCATCGACCACGGCCTCTTGCGCAAGGGCGAAGCCGAAAGCGTCATGGAGACGTTCGTCGGCAAGTTCGACATGAAGGTCGTCAAGATCGACGCGCGCGACCGGTTCCTCGGCAAGCTCGCGGGCGTGGACGATCCGGAGCAAAAGCGCAAGATCATCGGCAACGAGTTCATCTACGTTTTCCAGGAAGAGTCCGCGAAGTTCGACGACTTCGAATTCCTGGCGCAGGGCACGCTCTACACCGATATCGTGGAGAGCGGCACGGCGACGGCGCAGACGATCAAGTCGCATCATAACGTCGGCGGTCTGCCGAAGGACATCAAGTTCAAGCTCGTCGAGCCGCTGAAGGCGCTGTTCAAGGACGAGGTGCGCAAGGTGGGCGAAGAGTGCGGCCTGCCGGCGGAAATCGTATGGCGCCAGCCGTTCCCGGGTCCGGGTCTCGCGATCCGCGTGCTCGGCGAGGTGACGGAGGACAAGCTCGAGATCGTGCGCGAATCCGACGCCATTCTGCGCGAGGAAATCGCGAAGGCCGGCCTCGACCGCGAAATCTGGCAATACTTCACCGCGCTGCCGAACATGAAGAGCGTCGGCGTCATGGGCGACGCCCGGACGTACTCGTATACGGTCGGCATCCGCGCCGTCACGTCGATCGACGGCATGACCGCCGACTGGGCGCGCATTCCGTGGGACGTGCTCGAGAACATCTCGACGCGCATCGTGAACGAAGTGAACAACGTCAACCGGGTCGTCTACGACATTACGTCGAAGCCGCCGGCGACGATCGAGTGGGAATAAGGGTTGGAAAATGGAAAAGGCCTGCGCCATCGCGCAGGCCTTTCTTTTTCTCCGTCGGTCTCCCCGCGGTAAACTTCCTGTAGCGGAAATCCTCCCTTTCATCAGCCTGATCGGGGCGGCAACCGCTGATTGGACGGGAAAACCTCCCGCTTATTCGCGGGAAATGGACGAAAATCGTTGGTTATGGCGGAATAAGAGGGAAGATTTCCCGTCCAAGGGCCGTTTCAGATGTCTGTTGCGGAGGTGAGCGGGAGGTTTTCCCGTTTGCTTCTCCGAAGAAATACCGGCCGAACAGCCCTAGCGGGGCGGCTGAGCGAAGGGAAGTCGAGGAGAAGGAACGGCGGGAGTGAACCCGCAGCTCCGCCGCCCCCGCCGCCGCCCCCGCCGCCGCACCTGCCGCCCCGACACCTTACCG from Paenibacillus antri includes these protein-coding regions:
- a CDS encoding TetR/AcrR family transcriptional regulator; the encoded protein is MARRIVEQELSRERILDAARELFVSEGYRSVSMRKIAGKLGYSHGSIYYYFQDKAELFYALVVEDFNALIARQTSLLFRLQQRDVHALKQLMLEFVRFGLDNPHHYEIMFLIRDPELKRYSRTEQAENMNLFASIIQECLNGHPDREKLQFTLPWNLFMALHGLITYAIQFELTYDEVLPLATQHVDLLCSAFELGGLSYAKPGLHFVPKRRVSV
- a CDS encoding winged helix-turn-helix transcriptional regulator, producing the protein MLNRDCISSPSVESAFELLGKRWTGLILQALLNGQRRFKEVAESVPGVSDRMLSERFKELEEAGIVRRIVYPETPVRIEYTLTERGAALRPVIEHLREWALVHGVAEGKAKASPC
- a CDS encoding methyl-accepting chemotaxis protein, with amino-acid sequence MSLRTLQAKIAAVLVVFMVVPLAAVGAYFFYSLDRDLGSVEEEQLKSFSASGVELLRQMGEDALNVAKSYTYWEEFRAAAEANDMPWIEENVLSVTDVVSTVHFAALADPDGNAIGTAGDAGEFGSSFDPAVMEKFRSTPDFHGLMVVGGRLAVVVVSGVTNEEATKAPTGALVFGRYVDEAVVAQLGKVLHADVSAVGGEGAPAEGFRIVSSDEGRVGEAVVALDGWNGERVGSLTVAAPLKASERALANARLTIALVGGAIVIAAVVLLLWLRFNIVRPVQRIAGALGAVAEGDLSAATDAKDRTRPDEIGVLTMSYETMRESFGRVVGDVRALSGRLSESASETAALADTSKADGERMSASVSELADGARLRQASAADSAQSMQEMAVGIGRIASSAASVTETAHDANDLAASGGALMEAAIVQMREMQRSMEASVAAAEAQRDSANRVAEVLELISSVSKQTNLLALNASIEAARAGEAGRGFAVVAGEVRKLAEQSGEATARVAGLLDAVREGAAQTATSLQRAALEVGDGARKLDDAYERFGDIRGAMASVGGQVEDVSAVAQQLAAGSEQVSASVEEMSAFSAEAAERAGELSGYASEQYARMDRLAGSMRQLEEASRTLYRLVEPMKTK
- a CDS encoding response regulator, whose translation is MGKRIAIIDDSSAFRLLVASLLDIDGFEVAPFPDAESFLSKSVKPEEFDLYLVDINLPGMNGLDMLSTLKTDARTASIPVLLLTGDATKARVKQAAGIGVAGYIAKPIDPESFVERVRIVLELG
- a CDS encoding Hpt domain-containing protein, with the protein product MSEERYRRILESTKSLFLEELRVKSADIADTIERWRLGSVADDRLVDHLYRQTHTLKGVALTVGFADVHDIADAVSEFKHRHEESPLPKEELDRLAERAMKLEIYR
- a CDS encoding AAA family ATPase, translating into MRLSGNGMLWDRPQALLESVVRQIERIVVGKRETIEHLLVALLCGGHALLEDVPGVGKTLLAKTAAKTLGCTFGRIQCTPDVLPSDITGVSVYRRSTETFEFRPGPIMANVVLADELNRTTPKTQSALLEAMEERHVTVDGETHPLPEPFMVIATQNPNGFEGAYPLPEAQLDRFLLKLRLGYPTAAEEAALLSRPSSESASSRALLLVEELRELQRAAAAVHVDEPVKLYIVSLVQATRTCAELSLGASPRASLGLYRAAQALALLRGRTYVVPDDVRELAMPVLAHRLAVRPEASYAGHAAESVMARLLATTPVPSAPVASKAGGAG
- a CDS encoding DUF58 domain-containing protein; this encodes MRTHRWAALAVWALLGWGMAARGGFAFSFLFYSYSFIVAYGWAVRWIGLRGVRVTREVRCPDGSAPPDGAFEAGEEAIVEVTLRRPFALPVPWLVARERIGEAEHDLLHGPWWSTRATYRYALPLPSRGVFAFEPTELWAGDPFGIVQQRVRARGAANAEVIVAPRARRFGYEVEHAILSLGDGRASGSRRDGGERTDVRAYRDGDSLARVLWKRAARSDEWYVRTEEPPRAATETAVVVDAAVEAAADDCAEAAAGVLVALGVRRRAFRLYAAALAAGNAGGWRRRLAALEAAAPPPIRAGGATLGGASAVVVVAGGALRPETAALCREWQTGGRDVLLLLARGEPGVRAGDAAGDAAGGAELPEELASWLRRAGVRIAVTDAAGDRIASEGGGRDDDGRFSVPS
- a CDS encoding DUF4129 domain-containing transglutaminase family protein; translated protein: MTTVGSPFLRNLFVTVLLFGLFSEWLRPLASMAEATDMYRLLPFLGALAFYMAIDAGRLHGAIGWPLKLVFTALWIGYWFQPEALSSGRWLLDFPALVLEDASGLLSGVWLVSPETRTLLFLAGWAALAYAVQRIVTERGQALWFVGSTLLFLVLLQLWPGLDTTGGILRSAAFGLLLLTTQHGTKWERLLGNRFAESRGAALSRIAAGALCAAIALGSGYGLSAREPAAVEPVSLERWADWARSAATSRGEGTFASALPAATGYGVDDSRLGRAVSPDDALAFTATTELATYWRGESKDVYTGRGWRSSALGETAATFRAAEAPEGAVVISQQVDVLSRALERNVFAGGQVLRFPELTDDDGARLSDIHLRYDAEDGSYFVGTNAVRLGSYRMETALAASDPSALVADGSPETDISSARYLQLPGSLPQRVRDLARDIVRDVPAHPYLQAVAVQSYLQEHYRYTLETDVPPEGADFVDHFLFDAEEGYCNHFSTAMVVLLRSIGVEARWVKGFAPGTPDPDRPGTYAVRQSDAHSWVEVRFADAGWVPFEATPPASAEGVEAGFAGLGAEPANMLLPQGTVLAAAAAAATATASATASAGDEAETGGGAASAEAWLASARERLRGGLDAAAAAFDAAARRVPREWAAPLGWALAGGATAAAALGAAFALARLVRGAAPGYAAFPAPPQRRRLDRLWRRLYRRHGPRTPEETLRDYAARLPAETPEARAALLELVRRDEAIRYGGGSGRPVSRRWVKDVWRTIAKRAK
- a CDS encoding alpha/beta fold hydrolase — protein: MTHNDIALLFLHGFPFSPEMWAPQREAFEAQGFRVVAPDLRLETSPATMDEMADKAIAALDAAAGEAAKAVVIGFSMGGYVAFSLLERYGDRVAGLALADTRAEADSEEGKAGRRALAANALEQGPQAAVDAMLHKLLSPKTTDRRPDVRREAERIMLSASPAAIAAAALGMAARQDRTASLGGIRVPTLVIVGEDDAITPPDVAEKMAGAIPGAALRVVPEAGHLSNLERPELFNEALSAWLSKL